CTCAACGTGCACTACTCCTCCGGTGTCGCCAACCACTTCTTCTACCTGCTGTCCGAGGGCAGCGGCGCGAAGGACATCAACGGCGTGCACTACGACAGCCCGACCGTCGACGGTTCCACGGTCACCGGCATCGGCCGCGACAAGGCCGTGCAGATCTGGTACAAGGCGCTGACCACGTACTTCACCTCCACCACCGACTACCACGGCGCCCGTGAGGGCACCCTGAAGGCGGCCGCCGACCTCTACGGCGCGGGCAGCGCCGAGGTCCGGGCCGTGGACGCCGCCTGGGCGGGGGTGAACGTCAAGGCCTGAGCCGTACGGCGGTGAACACGGGTGGATGAGGGGCGGTGCTCGGACTACCGGGCACCGCCCCACACGTGTCCGCCCACCAGCCCAGGAAACCGGCACTCCCGAGTCGACCGACACACCTTCGGCCTGTGCCCCCGGACTGATCCGGGGGCACAGGCCGAAGACGCAGGAGAGGTTTACTTCTGCCAGCCCACCGTTTCGGGCAGGGGCGTGCCGAAGATGGTGGCGCCGACGTTGGCCAGGCCGTTCTTGACGCCGTAGATGGACGGGCCGCTGAACAGGGGCAGGTAGCCGTACTGTGCCAGCGCCTTGCGCTCGACGGCGTTGGCCTCGGTCGTCTGCCGGGTGGGGTCGGCGATCGCGGAGACGGCGTGGATCTCCTTGTCGAGTGCGGGGGAGCCGATGCTCACGATGTTGGAGGCGCTGTCGGTGCAGTAGAACTCGCACAGGTAGCGGGTGCCGAACGGGTCCCCGGCGCGGTTGCCGACGAGGAAGATGTCGAAGCTGCGGTCGGTGAGGATCTTGGCGAAGTCGGCCTCGGTGGAGTTCTTGAGGTCCACCTGGATGCCGACCGGCTTGAGCATCTGCACGAGGGCGCCGGCGGTGGCCTTCTCCAGCGGGTCGTCGCCGCGCAGGGTGTAGGTGACGGTGAGCTTCTTGCCGTCCTTCTCCCGGATGCCGTCGGCGCCGGGCTTCCAGCCCGCGGCGTCCAGGGTCTTCCTGGCGCCCTCCGGGTCGTGCTTGATCACGGCGCCGACGTTGTCGGAGTAGCCCTTCTGGAAGCTGAAGAGCAGCAGGGAGCCGGGCAGGGGCTCGCTGTAGTCGCCGAGGCCCTGGAACTGGATCTTGGCGATCTGGGTCCGGTCGATGCTCTCCAGGAGCGCCTTGCGCACCTGTATGTCCTGCAGGTGGGGCGATTTGGCGTTGACGTAGAAGGAGTACGCGAACGGGCTGCCGCCCTGGCGGATCTCGGTGCCCTGGACGCCGGAGAGCCGCTTCAGGCCCTCGGCGTCGCCGGCGGAGGTGTAGTCGATCTGGCCGTTCTTGAAGGCGTTGGCCGCGGCGTCCGACTCCAGGTTGACGTAGACGCGCTTGTCGAGCCTGCCCTTCCTGCCCCACCACTTGGGGTTGCGCACGAAGGTGAGGTCGCCGCCCTTGGCGTCGAACTTCCCGACGGTGTACGGGCCCGCGCCCCACTCGGGGTGGACCTTCTTGACGTAGGCCTCGTTGTATCCGGCGACGGTGGCGGCCTTGGGGTGCAGGAACGTGGTGAACAGGCTCGACCACCAGGGGGCGACGCCCTTGAAGTCGATGACCGCCTGCTTGTCGTCCTTGCCGCGGGTGACCGAGGTGATGTGGCTGTAGCCCTCGGTGTCGG
The DNA window shown above is from Streptomyces vietnamensis and carries:
- a CDS encoding ABC transporter family substrate-binding protein; amino-acid sequence: MRSSIAVPAAALTAALTLAVSACSASGPGTPGAGKASEKGAAPAAASAKVDYNPQPYDSVKEGGTYTTAGTIDDQGNPFNANATLTAKRVWFWYNPDVITYSPTGETQYNPDYLADVKVSVTGGNQRVVLTLNPKATYNDGTPIDWTAVRATWQANNGADKKYNATDTEGYSHITSVTRGKDDKQAVIDFKGVAPWWSSLFTTFLHPKAATVAGYNEAYVKKVHPEWGAGPYTVGKFDAKGGDLTFVRNPKWWGRKGRLDKRVYVNLESDAAANAFKNGQIDYTSAGDAEGLKRLSGVQGTEIRQGGSPFAYSFYVNAKSPHLQDIQVRKALLESIDRTQIAKIQFQGLGDYSEPLPGSLLLFSFQKGYSDNVGAVIKHDPEGARKTLDAAGWKPGADGIREKDGKKLTVTYTLRGDDPLEKATAGALVQMLKPVGIQVDLKNSTEADFAKILTDRSFDIFLVGNRAGDPFGTRYLCEFYCTDSASNIVSIGSPALDKEIHAVSAIADPTRQTTEANAVERKALAQYGYLPLFSGPSIYGVKNGLANVGATIFGTPLPETVGWQK